From a single Alloactinosynnema sp. L-07 genomic region:
- a CDS encoding hemolysin III family protein produces MPPAGFSKPRLRGVIHFWSFIVSVATGATLIALAASTVSGTAALATSVYGATVLGLFGVSALYHRRWWVTETARTWMKRLDHSMIFVFIAGTYTPFSLLAMSKPTGYIVLGVVWGGAIGGVALKMLWPHAPRWLGTPIYIALGWVAVFVLPELLAHAGVAALVLLLAGGLFYTVGAVFYATKWPNPWPTTFGHHEFFHAATVIAAICHYVAVWFALYP; encoded by the coding sequence ATGCCCCCGGCGGGCTTCAGCAAGCCGCGGCTGCGCGGCGTCATCCACTTCTGGTCGTTCATCGTCTCGGTGGCGACGGGCGCGACGCTGATCGCGCTGGCCGCCTCCACGGTGTCCGGCACGGCCGCACTGGCCACCTCGGTCTACGGCGCCACCGTGCTGGGCCTGTTCGGCGTGAGCGCGCTCTACCACCGGCGCTGGTGGGTCACCGAGACCGCGCGCACGTGGATGAAGCGGCTCGACCACTCGATGATCTTCGTCTTCATCGCGGGCACGTACACGCCGTTCAGCCTGCTGGCGATGAGCAAGCCGACCGGCTACATCGTGCTCGGCGTGGTGTGGGGCGGGGCGATCGGCGGCGTGGCGCTGAAGATGCTGTGGCCGCACGCGCCGCGCTGGCTGGGCACGCCGATCTATATCGCGCTGGGCTGGGTGGCGGTGTTCGTGCTGCCGGAGCTGCTGGCCCACGCGGGCGTCGCGGCGCTGGTCCTGCTGCTGGCGGGCGGCCTGTTCTACACGGTCGGCGCGGTCTTCTACGCGACGAAGTGGCCCAACCCGTGGCCGACGACGTTCGGCCACCACGAGTTCTTCCACGCGGCCACGGTCATCGCCGCGATCTGCCACTACGTGGCCGTGTGGTTCGCGCTATACCCGTAG
- a CDS encoding CoA-binding protein: MHRAEIDPIWQDLTVIERLMHESRTVAVVGLSPTPTRPSHIVATYLVNSGLRVFPVNPNIATWEGLPAYTSLRDIGEPVDIVDVFRRPEFVPDIAEEAVEIGAGALWLQMGVISDAGARIAADGGLDVVMDRCLRVEHREVAGWS; this comes from the coding sequence GTGCACCGCGCGGAGATCGATCCGATATGGCAGGACCTCACGGTCATCGAGCGACTCATGCACGAGTCGCGGACTGTGGCGGTGGTCGGTCTGAGTCCGACGCCGACGCGGCCGAGTCACATCGTGGCGACGTATCTGGTGAACAGCGGCCTGCGGGTCTTCCCGGTGAACCCCAACATCGCGACCTGGGAGGGGCTGCCCGCCTACACCTCGCTGCGCGACATCGGCGAGCCGGTCGACATCGTCGACGTGTTCCGCAGGCCCGAGTTCGTGCCCGACATAGCCGAGGAGGCCGTCGAGATCGGCGCGGGCGCGCTGTGGCTGCAGATGGGTGTGATCAGCGACGCGGGCGCGCGGATCGCCGCCGACGGCGGGCTGGACGTGGTGATGGACCGGTGTCTGCGGGTCGAGCACCGGGAGGTCGCGGGATGGTCGTGA
- a CDS encoding isoprenyl transferase — MAVSLRRRVADVVYGLYEKRLLQQAGGRIPRHVGVMLDGNRRWAREAGFTDVNDGHRVGAQRIADLLGWCNEAGVEVVTLWLLSTDNLNRPESELAPLLEIIGDVVDELAEPDRPWRLRIIGALDILPTETANRLAAAARRSEGSTGMEVNIAVGYGGRREIADAVRKLLQQHAEAGGTIEELAEVLDVDHIAEHLYTSGQPDPDLVIRTSGEQRLSGFLLWQSAHSEFHFCEAYWPDFRRTDFLRALRAYGIRHRRFGS, encoded by the coding sequence ATGGCCGTGAGTCTTCGCAGGCGAGTGGCCGACGTCGTGTACGGCCTCTACGAGAAGCGGCTACTGCAACAGGCGGGCGGCCGGATCCCGCGCCACGTCGGGGTGATGCTCGACGGCAACCGGCGCTGGGCCCGCGAGGCCGGGTTCACCGACGTCAACGACGGCCACCGGGTCGGCGCGCAGCGCATCGCCGACCTGCTGGGCTGGTGCAACGAGGCGGGCGTCGAGGTGGTCACCCTGTGGCTGCTGTCGACCGACAACCTCAACCGGCCCGAGTCCGAGCTGGCGCCGCTGCTGGAGATCATCGGCGACGTGGTCGACGAGCTGGCCGAGCCGGACCGGCCGTGGCGGCTGCGCATCATCGGCGCCCTCGACATCCTGCCGACCGAGACCGCCAACCGGCTCGCCGCCGCCGCCCGGCGCTCCGAGGGGAGCACGGGCATGGAGGTGAACATCGCCGTCGGCTATGGCGGCCGCCGCGAGATCGCCGACGCGGTGCGCAAGCTGCTGCAGCAGCACGCCGAGGCCGGGGGGACCATCGAGGAGCTCGCGGAAGTGCTCGATGTCGACCACATCGCCGAGCACCTCTACACCTCGGGGCAGCCCGATCCGGACCTGGTCATCAGAACATCTGGTGAACAACGGCTCTCGGGCTTCCTGCTGTGGCAGTCGGCCCATTCCGAGTTTCATTTCTGCGAGGCGTACTGGCCCGACTTCAGGCGCACCGATTTTCTGCGCGCACTGCGCGCCTACGGTATTCGGCACCGCCGGTTCGGATCTTAG
- a CDS encoding PhoH family protein: MTASRSSRRTASLSSGSSRTSSQEADPARRTYVLDTSVLLSDPWALTRFAEHSVVIPLVVISELEGKRHHPELGWFARETLRLLDDLRLRHGRLDKPIPVGDAGGSLHVELNHSDPSVLPAGFRTDSNDARILACALNLAAEEAAVTLVTKDIPLRVKAGAVGLDADEYRAGEVTPSGWTGIADVEVGQEIVDALFSADDNTVDLVECGLSDTEHPVNTGLRLLAGTSSALGRVTADKRVRLVRGDREAFGLHGRSAEQRIALDLLLDPDIGIVSLGGRAGTGKSALALCAGLEAVMERGLHKRVVVFRPMYAVGGQDLGYLPGSESEKMQPWAQAVFDTLEALVSRQVIEEVLDRGMLEVLPLTHIRGRSLHDSFVIVDEAQSLERNVLLTVLSRLGAGSRVVLTHDVAQRDNLRVGRYDGVAAVIEKLKGHPLFAHVTLTRSERSPIAALVTEMLEDHTP; this comes from the coding sequence GTGACTGCTTCGCGTTCGTCCAGGCGCACTGCCAGCCTTTCCTCAGGCTCTTCTCGCACGTCTTCCCAGGAGGCCGACCCAGCCCGCCGCACCTATGTCCTCGACACCTCGGTCCTGCTCTCCGACCCCTGGGCGCTGACCAGGTTCGCCGAGCACTCGGTTGTCATCCCGCTGGTCGTGATCAGCGAGTTGGAGGGCAAGCGGCACCATCCGGAACTGGGCTGGTTCGCCAGGGAGACCTTGCGACTGCTCGACGACCTCAGGCTGCGCCACGGCAGGCTCGACAAGCCCATCCCGGTGGGTGACGCGGGCGGCTCACTCCACGTAGAGCTCAACCACTCCGACCCCTCGGTGCTCCCCGCGGGATTCCGCACCGACTCCAACGACGCGCGCATCCTCGCGTGCGCGCTCAACCTGGCCGCCGAGGAAGCGGCGGTCACCCTGGTCACCAAGGACATCCCGCTGCGGGTCAAGGCGGGCGCGGTCGGCCTCGACGCGGATGAATATCGGGCAGGCGAGGTCACCCCGTCTGGCTGGACCGGCATCGCCGACGTCGAAGTCGGCCAGGAGATCGTCGACGCGCTGTTCTCGGCCGACGACAACACCGTCGACCTGGTCGAATGCGGTCTGTCGGATACCGAGCATCCGGTCAACACCGGCCTGCGGCTGCTGGCGGGCACCAGCAGCGCCCTGGGCCGGGTCACCGCCGACAAGCGGGTCCGGCTCGTGCGCGGCGACCGCGAGGCCTTCGGCCTGCACGGCCGCTCCGCCGAGCAGCGCATCGCCTTGGACCTGCTCCTCGACCCCGACATCGGGATCGTGTCGCTGGGCGGCCGCGCGGGCACCGGCAAGTCCGCGCTGGCCCTGTGCGCGGGCCTCGAAGCGGTCATGGAACGCGGCCTGCACAAGCGGGTCGTGGTCTTCCGCCCGATGTACGCCGTGGGCGGCCAGGACCTGGGCTACCTGCCCGGCTCCGAGAGCGAGAAGATGCAGCCGTGGGCCCAGGCGGTCTTCGACACGCTGGAGGCCCTGGTCAGCAGGCAGGTGATCGAGGAAGTGCTCGACCGCGGGATGCTGGAGGTCCTGCCGCTGACCCACATCCGCGGCCGCTCCCTCCACGACTCCTTCGTCATCGTGGACGAAGCCCAGTCCCTCGAACGCAACGTCCTGCTGACGGTCCTCTCCCGCCTGGGCGCGGGCTCCCGAGTCGTGCTGACCCACGACGTGGCTCAGCGGGACAACTTGAGGGTCGGCCGGTATGACGGGGTCGCGGCGGTGATCGAGAAGTTGAAGGGCCACCCGCTGTTCGCGCACGTGACGCTGACGCGGTCGGAACGGTCGCCGATCGCGGCTTTGGTGACGGAGATGTTGGAGGACCACACCCCGTAA
- a CDS encoding DUF429 domain-containing protein translates to MPNERVLGVDACKAGWVGVTLTGRVTNAYFAPKISELVELVESDGAVAVIAVDMPIGLPDREHRKADELAYREIGVLRSSVFMTPTREALERTNHAAASARNRELTGTGISVQAFGLRTKLREVDEWVQQGGRQIIEVHPEVSFAVLAGEPLTASKKTWAGAERRRRLLADHGIVLDGDLGEAGRRAAVDDVLDAAVAAWTASRHHRGKARPLPDPPERFSDGLLSAIWS, encoded by the coding sequence ATGCCGAATGAACGGGTTCTGGGCGTGGACGCGTGCAAGGCGGGCTGGGTCGGCGTGACCTTGACCGGCAGGGTCACGAACGCGTACTTCGCTCCCAAGATCAGCGAGCTGGTCGAACTCGTGGAGTCCGACGGCGCCGTGGCCGTGATCGCGGTCGACATGCCAATCGGGCTCCCCGACAGGGAGCACCGCAAGGCAGACGAGCTCGCGTACCGCGAGATCGGAGTCTTGCGGTCCTCGGTGTTCATGACACCGACCCGCGAGGCGCTCGAACGCACCAATCACGCCGCGGCCAGCGCCCGAAACCGGGAGTTGACCGGCACGGGCATCTCCGTCCAGGCGTTCGGGCTCAGAACGAAGCTGCGAGAAGTGGACGAGTGGGTCCAACAAGGTGGCCGCCAGATCATCGAGGTTCACCCTGAGGTCAGTTTCGCGGTACTGGCGGGCGAACCTCTCACCGCGAGCAAGAAGACCTGGGCGGGCGCCGAGCGCCGGCGGCGGCTTCTCGCCGATCACGGGATCGTCCTCGACGGAGACCTTGGTGAAGCAGGCCGCCGAGCGGCGGTCGACGATGTCCTGGACGCTGCGGTCGCCGCGTGGACCGCTTCGCGTCACCACCGCGGCAAGGCCCGCCCGCTACCGGATCCGCCGGAGAGGTTCAGCGATGGTCTGCTCAGTGCGATCTGGAGCTGA
- a CDS encoding GuaB1 family IMP dehydrogenase-related protein: MRFYHRQPDHDLTYDDVFLVPGRSAVESRVSVDLSTSDGTGATIPIVVANMTAVAGRRMAETVARRGGLVVLPQDVDARVVGDIVAWVKSRHTVWDTPLVLTAGDSVADALNLLPKRAHGAVVVVDGDGRPLGVVDEAACLGVDRFTRVIEVADPDVVTLPLASAPREVFDHLHGRAARVALAVDDNGVLAGVLTELGALRAELYTPAVDASGNLRVAAAVGVNGDVAAKAAALLESGVDTLVVDTAHGHQEKMLAALKAVRSVGPLVPIVAGNVVTPEGVRDLIAAGADVVKVGVGPGAMCTTRMMTGVGRPQFSAVAECASAARELGKHVWADGGVRHPRDVALALAAGAASVMVGSWFAGTYESPGDLQRDEQGRLYKESFGMASKRAVSARTRSDSGFDRARKALFEEGISTSRMRLDPAAPSVEDLLDSICSGVRSACTYAGALTLEEFYDRAVIGVQSAAGFAEGRPLPGGW, translated from the coding sequence GTGCGCTTTTACCACCGCCAGCCCGACCATGACCTGACCTATGACGACGTGTTCCTCGTGCCCGGCCGGTCGGCGGTCGAGAGCCGGGTGTCGGTCGACCTGTCCACATCGGACGGGACGGGCGCCACCATCCCGATCGTGGTGGCCAACATGACCGCCGTCGCAGGACGTCGGATGGCCGAGACCGTGGCCCGCCGGGGTGGGCTGGTGGTGCTCCCCCAGGACGTCGACGCGCGCGTCGTCGGCGACATCGTCGCGTGGGTCAAGTCGCGCCACACCGTGTGGGACACCCCGCTCGTGCTGACCGCGGGCGACTCGGTCGCCGACGCCCTCAACCTCCTGCCCAAACGCGCCCACGGCGCCGTCGTCGTGGTCGACGGCGACGGCAGGCCCCTGGGCGTGGTGGACGAGGCCGCGTGCCTTGGCGTCGACCGGTTCACCAGGGTGATCGAGGTCGCCGACCCCGACGTGGTCACCCTGCCGCTGGCCAGCGCACCGCGCGAGGTGTTCGACCACCTGCACGGCCGCGCCGCCCGAGTCGCGCTCGCGGTCGACGACAATGGGGTCCTCGCGGGCGTACTGACCGAACTGGGCGCCCTGCGGGCAGAGCTCTACACACCCGCGGTCGACGCCTCCGGCAACCTGCGGGTGGCGGCGGCGGTAGGCGTCAACGGGGATGTCGCGGCCAAGGCGGCGGCCCTGCTGGAGTCCGGTGTGGACACCCTGGTGGTGGACACCGCGCACGGACACCAGGAGAAGATGCTCGCGGCGCTGAAGGCCGTGCGGTCGGTCGGACCTCTCGTGCCGATCGTCGCGGGCAACGTGGTCACCCCGGAAGGCGTGCGCGACCTGATCGCCGCGGGCGCCGACGTCGTGAAAGTCGGCGTCGGCCCCGGCGCCATGTGCACCACCCGAATGATGACCGGCGTCGGCCGCCCCCAGTTCTCCGCGGTCGCCGAGTGCGCGTCGGCCGCCCGCGAACTGGGCAAACACGTGTGGGCGGACGGCGGCGTGCGCCACCCCCGGGACGTGGCTTTGGCACTGGCGGCGGGCGCGGCGAGCGTGATGGTCGGCTCGTGGTTCGCGGGCACATACGAATCGCCAGGAGATCTGCAGCGCGACGAACAGGGACGGCTGTACAAGGAGTCGTTCGGCATGGCCTCGAAGCGGGCGGTGTCGGCGCGGACCCGGTCGGACAGCGGGTTCGACCGCGCCCGCAAGGCCCTGTTCGAGGAAGGCATCTCGACCTCCCGAATGCGCCTGGACCCCGCGGCGCCGAGTGTGGAGGACCTGCTGGACTCGATCTGCTCGGGCGTGCGGTCGGCTTGCACTTATGCGGGGGCTTTGACGTTGGAGGAGTTCTACGACCGGGCCGTCATCGGCGTCCAATCCGCGGCGGGCTTCGCCGAGGGCCGCCCCCTACCTGGCGGTTGGTAG
- a CDS encoding papain-like cysteine protease family protein: MTRPATRSALAATFVALLAWLVGQTPAVAATASFSFTMQAQQKSNWCWAASGVSIAGHHGYSVSQNTFCALAKNLNTNYACPNDQADLAQVRNGFSKLGFRSPGTYIYNYLTYSAVQSQLNAEQPIETRIGWKSGGGHMHVLYGYDTAQGWVYWGDPWPDSYRYNWATYNYYVNNSSFAWTHTLTGIWW, translated from the coding sequence ATGACCAGACCTGCTACCCGCTCGGCGCTCGCGGCCACTTTCGTGGCCCTGCTCGCCTGGCTGGTTGGTCAGACGCCGGCGGTGGCCGCCACCGCCTCGTTCTCCTTCACCATGCAAGCGCAGCAGAAGTCCAACTGGTGCTGGGCCGCCTCGGGCGTGTCCATCGCCGGCCACCACGGCTACTCGGTCAGCCAGAACACGTTCTGCGCGTTGGCCAAGAACCTGAACACCAACTACGCCTGCCCCAACGACCAAGCCGACCTGGCACAGGTGCGCAACGGCTTCTCCAAGCTCGGGTTCCGCAGCCCCGGCACCTACATCTACAACTACCTGACCTACTCGGCGGTCCAGTCCCAGCTCAACGCCGAACAGCCGATCGAGACCCGGATCGGCTGGAAGTCCGGCGGTGGCCACATGCATGTGCTCTACGGCTACGACACCGCCCAGGGCTGGGTGTACTGGGGTGACCCGTGGCCGGACAGCTACCGCTACAACTGGGCCACCTACAACTACTACGTCAACAACTCCAGCTTCGCGTGGACGCACACGCTGACCGGGATCTGGTGGTGA
- a CDS encoding ATP-dependent DNA ligase translates to MRLTDVVSVSTAVGATRSRLAKVAAIAGALGEADGADEVRAVVAFLAGAIRQGRIGAGWRSLADLPDPAPEPRLTVTEVDAAFTEIGAARGTGSAATRAAAVTSLFGAATADEQRFLRALVTGELRQGALEGVMLDAVAKAAAVPADAVRRAFMLSGRLPETAATALAGGVEALNAVRLELGRPVRPMLASPGSSVAEAVADLSPCVIEYKLDGARIQVHKVADEVHIYTRTLREITDSVPELVDLVRKLPCRSVVLDGETLALTDEGRPRPFQQTQSRFGSTTEEQVRALLLSPYFFDCLHLDGEDLIDEPLSKRNVALRRAVGDHTIPGAVDPPPIEAEAFGASALAAGHEGVMVKSLDSTYQAGRRGKAWLKVKPVHTLDLVVIGAEWGHGRRTGLLSNLHLGARDPDGGPPVMVGKTFKGLTDELLRWQTEEFPKYQREADEWTVYLRPELVVEIALDGVQASTRYPGGVALRFARVVRYRPDKQAADADTIVDVRGLLPAALG, encoded by the coding sequence GTGCGACTCACGGATGTGGTGTCGGTGTCGACCGCGGTCGGCGCGACTCGGTCCCGGCTCGCCAAAGTGGCGGCCATCGCCGGGGCGTTGGGTGAGGCGGACGGCGCCGATGAGGTCCGAGCCGTCGTGGCGTTCCTGGCGGGCGCCATCCGGCAGGGCCGCATCGGCGCGGGCTGGCGGTCCCTGGCCGACCTGCCCGATCCCGCGCCGGAACCCCGGCTGACCGTGACCGAGGTGGACGCGGCCTTCACCGAGATCGGCGCGGCCCGCGGCACCGGATCGGCCGCCACCCGGGCCGCGGCGGTGACCTCGCTGTTCGGCGCCGCCACCGCCGACGAACAGCGGTTCCTGCGCGCGCTCGTCACCGGGGAACTGCGCCAGGGCGCGCTGGAGGGGGTGATGCTCGACGCGGTCGCCAAGGCCGCCGCCGTGCCCGCCGACGCGGTGCGCCGGGCGTTCATGCTCTCCGGCAGGCTCCCCGAGACCGCCGCGACGGCGCTGGCGGGCGGTGTCGAGGCGCTCAACGCCGTGCGGCTCGAACTGGGCAGGCCGGTGCGGCCGATGCTGGCCTCCCCCGGTTCGTCGGTCGCCGAGGCGGTGGCCGACCTGAGCCCGTGCGTCATCGAGTACAAACTGGACGGTGCGCGCATCCAGGTGCACAAGGTGGCCGACGAGGTCCACATCTACACGCGCACGCTGCGCGAGATCACCGACAGCGTCCCCGAACTGGTCGACCTGGTGCGCAAGCTGCCGTGCCGCTCGGTCGTGCTGGACGGCGAGACCCTGGCGCTGACCGACGAGGGTCGCCCGCGCCCGTTCCAGCAGACGCAGAGCCGCTTCGGCAGCACCACCGAGGAGCAGGTCCGCGCGCTGCTGCTGAGCCCGTACTTCTTCGACTGCCTGCACCTCGACGGCGAGGACCTGATCGACGAGCCACTGTCCAAACGGAACGTGGCGCTGCGGCGAGCGGTCGGCGACCACACCATCCCCGGCGCGGTCGACCCGCCGCCGATCGAGGCCGAGGCGTTCGGCGCGTCGGCGCTGGCCGCGGGCCACGAGGGCGTGATGGTCAAGAGCCTGGACTCGACCTACCAGGCCGGGCGGCGCGGGAAGGCGTGGCTGAAGGTCAAGCCCGTGCACACCCTCGACCTGGTCGTCATCGGCGCCGAGTGGGGCCACGGCCGCCGCACCGGCCTGCTGTCGAACCTGCACCTCGGCGCGCGCGACCCCGACGGCGGTCCGCCGGTCATGGTCGGCAAGACGTTCAAGGGCCTGACCGACGAGCTGCTGCGCTGGCAGACCGAGGAGTTCCCCAAGTACCAACGCGAAGCCGACGAGTGGACTGTCTACTTGCGACCGGAACTCGTCGTGGAGATCGCGCTGGACGGCGTGCAGGCCAGCACCCGCTACCCCGGCGGCGTCGCGCTGCGCTTCGCCCGCGTCGTGCGCTACCGCCCGGACAAGCAAGCCGCGGACGCCGACACGATCGTCGACGTCCGCGGACTGCTTCCGGCGGCACTGGGCTGA